The sequence CGCTCGCCACCCGGCGTCGACCGCTGGCCCGCGCGGCCTTGGTGGCCGCCGGCACCTGGACCGTGCTGGGCGGTCGCACGCTGCGGCACGAGTCGACGGTGATGGCCCGGGCGCTGAGCGACGGTGACCTGCCCGCCGCCCGCGGCCGGCTCAACCATCTCTGTGGTCGGGATCCCTCGACGCTGGACGAGCCGGAGCTGGCCCGGGCCACGGTCGAGTCGGTCGCCGAGAACACTTCCGACGCGGTGGTCGCGCCGCTGATCTGGGGCGCGGTGGCCGGGCTGCCCGGCCTGCTCGGCTACCGGGCGGCGAACACGCTCGACGCGATGGTCGGGCACCGCTCGCCCCGCCACGCCCGCTTCGGTACCCCGTCCGCCCGCCTGGACGACGTGCTCAACCTGGTCCCGGCCCGGCTGACCGGGCTGCTCACCATCGCGGTCGCGCCGGTCGCGCACGGGGATCGGGCGGCCGCGTGGCGGATCTGGCGCCGGGACCGCAACGACCACCCGAGCCCGAACGCCGGCCAGTGCGAGGCGGCGATGGCCGGCGCGCTCGGCGTACGGCTGGGCGGGCGCAACGTCTACTTCGGGCGCTCGGAGACGCGGCCGTTCCTCGGCGACGGGCCCCGGCCCGAGGCACGGCACCTCAAGCGAGCCGCCCGGATCTCCGGCGCGGTCGGTCTGGCCGCGCTCGGTCTGGCCGTGGCCTACCCGCTGACCGCCGGCCGCCTGGTCGGTGCCGCCGCCCGAGCCGCCCTACGGGCCGTGGGTAACGGCCCGGCGCGACGAGGGAGGGCGCGGTGAGCGGCGGGCTGCTGGTCGCCGGCACCACCTCCGACGCGGGCAAGAGCGTGGTCACCGCCGGCATCTGCCGGTGGCTGCGCCGGCGGGGCGTCCGGGTGGCGCCGTTCAAGGCGCAGAACATGTCCAACAACTCGGCCGTCGTGGTCGGGCCGGACGGGCGCGGCGGCGAGATCGGCCGGGCCCAGGCGATGCAGGCCGCCGCCTGCGGGGTCGCTCCGGAACTGCGCTTCAACCCGGTGCTGCTCAAGCCGGGCAGCGACCACGCCAGCCAGGTCGTACTGCTGGGCGAGGCGGTCGACACGGTCACCGCCGGCAACTACCGTCAGCTGCGTCCTCGGCTGGCCGAGACCGCGTACCGGGCGCTGGGCGAGCTGCGGGCGGCGTACGACGTGGTGATCTGCGAGGGCGCCGGCAGCCCGGCCGAGATCAACCTGCGGGCCGGCGACTACGTGAACATGGGGCTGGCCCGGCACGCCGGGCTGCCCGCCGTCGTGGTCGGCGACATCGACCGGGGTGGGGTGTTCGCCGCGATGTTCGGCACCGTCGCCCTGCTCGACCCGGCCGATCAGGCCCTCGTCGCCGGTTTTGTGATCAACAAGTTCCGGGGCGACCCGGGGCTGCTCCGGCCGGGGCTGGACATGCTGCACCAGGTGACCGGTCGGCCCACGTACGGGGTGCTGCCCTGGGAACTGGATCTCTGGCTGGATGCCGAGGACTCGCTCGCGTACGGCCGGGTGCTCGGCCGGCCGGCGGCGCCACGGGGCAGCGACTGGCTCGACGTGGCGGTGGTCCGGCTGCCCCGGATCAGCAACGCCACCGACGTCGAGGCGCTCGCCACCGAGCCGGGGGTGCGGGTACGCCTGACGATCGAGCCGGCCGAGCTGGCCGCCGCCGACCTGGTGGTGCTTCCCGGCTCCAAGTCGACCGTGGCCGACCTGGCCTGGCTGCGGGAGACCGGACTGGCCGAGGCCGTCACGGCGCACGCCGCCGCCGGCCGGCCGCTGCTCGGCATCTGCGGCGGGTTCCAGATGCTGGCCCGGGCCATCCACGACCCGGTGGAGAGTGGTCAAGGCAGCGTCCCCGGGCTCGGGCTGTTGCCCATCGAGATCACCTTCGACCCGCGCAAGACCGTCCGCCGCGTCACCGGCGCCGCCGCCGGTGACGTCCCCGTCCAGGGCTACGAGATCCACCACGGGTACGTCTCCGCCGCCGACCCGGGCCTGCCGACGCTGCTGCGGTACGCCGACGGCACCGGCGAGGGCGCGCGGCTCGGTGCCGTGCACGGCACCCACTGGCACGGGGCGTTCGAGTCCGACGAGTTCCGCCGCCGGTTCCTCACCGAGGTCGCCCGGCTGGCCGGACGGACCGGCTTCAAGGTCGCCCCGGACACCGCGTTCGCCGTCGTCCGGGAACGGACCCTGGACCTGCTCGGCGACCTGGTGGAGGAACATCTGGACACCGAGGCGTTGTGGCGGTTGATCGAGTCCGGCCCGCCGCCGGCGCTGCCGTTCATTCCGCCGGGCGCACCTCAGTAGCGCACGTCGGCGGGGCGGTCGGACATCGGCAGTCCCGACTCCCGCCAGCCCTGCACGCCCCCGATCATGTCGGTGGCCCGGCGCAGGCCGAGCGCCTGGAGGCCGGCCGCGGCCAGGCTGGAGCTGTAGCCCTCGGCGCACACCAGCACGATCTGCCGGTCGTACCCGATCGCCTCCGGGATGCGCCAGGCGCTGGCCGGGTCCAGCCGCCACTCCAGCACGTTCCGCTCGATGACGATCGCGCCGGGCAGTTCGCCCTGCTGGCGCCGCTGTGCTTCGGGACGCGTGTCGACCAGCAGCGCCCCGCACCGGACCGCCTCGACGGTCTCGTGCGGGGTGAGTCGGCGGAGTCCGGCCCGGGCCTGTTCCAGCAGGGCGTCGACGCCCGGACTCATCACGTCATGGGGCACCACCCGATGATGCCGGTGGCGAGGCCGACCAGACCGGCGAACGGCCTGCTCAGCCGCAGGATCCAGCGGACGGGGGACGCCCCGGCGGCGCCGGGAAGGGGCCACGGCCGCTGTAGCGGCCCACTCCAGATCGGGTAACCGGCGGTATCCGGCACCCATCGACACCGCGATCTCCCGCACCGGGAGTCGATCATCGCGTGGGCGGTGGGATGAACGCCGGTGGCCAGCGTTAGCGTCTGTGCCGTGACGGTGGCGGTGGTCGAGGCGTACGCCGATCTGGCCCGGCGGGTGCTCGCCCGGCCGGCGCGGTTGGGGCCTACCCGACTGGTGGCGGTCGACGGGCCGAGCGGCGCGGGCAAGAGCGTCTTCGCGGCGCGCCTCGCGGACGCCTTCGCCGCGCTGCCCGGCTGCGACCGGCCACCGGTGATCCGTACCGACGACCTGCTGAACGGCTGGGACGACCAGTTCACCTTCTGGCCCCGGCTGGAGAATTGGGTGCTCGGGCCGGTCCGCGCGGGCCGGCCCGGCGCGTATCGCCGGTACAGCTGGGTGCGGCGTTGCTTCCTCCAGGGAGAGGTGCCGGTACCGGTCGGGCCGGTGCTCATCGTGGAGGGAGTGAGTGCCGCGCGCGCCGCGATCCGGCCGGAGCTGACCCTGGCGATCTTCGTCACCGCACCCCCGGAGCTGCGGGTGTCCCGGGCGCTCGCCCGGGACGGCGTGGAGATCCTGCCCGAGCTGCGCCGCTGGCACGCCGGGGAGCGGGCGCACTTCGCGGCCGACGCCACCGAGGCCGTGGCGGACCTCGTGGTCGACGGCGCCGCCGTCCTGCCCCACGACCCCGACCATTACTACGTCCGCCGCCGCTGACCGGCGGGCCGAGGCCCCCGCCAACCCGGGCGTTCACCCGGTGGAGTCCGCCGCGACCGAAGGGCGGGGCGGCCTCGGGAGTGGCCGGCGGTAAGGCCGGCATACGATGCCGGTCATGACCACACCGATCCTGTCCGAGTCCGAGGTACGGGCCGCCGTCGAGCGTGAGCTGCCCGGAGTCCGTGCCGACCTGGAACGCCTCGTCCGTATCCCGGGCATCGCCTTCGACGGCTTCGACCACTCCCACGTGGAGCGCTCGGCCGAGGCGGTGGCGGAGCTACTGCGCGGCTGCGGCCTCGACACGAAGATCGTGCGCTCCGGCGGGCAGCCAGCGGTGATCGGAAAGAAGCCGGCCCCGCCCGGCGCCCCCACCGTCATGATGTACGCCCACCACGACGTGCAGCCGGTCGGCGACCTGTCGCTGTGGGAGTCCGACCCGTTCGAGCCGGTGGAGCGGGACGGCCGCCTCTACGCGCGCGGCGCCGCCGACGACAAGGCCGGCATCATGGCCCACATCGCCGCGCTGCGCGCGTTCGGCGACCAGCTCCCGGTCGGCGTGGTCCTCTTCATCGAGGGCGAGGAGGAGTACGGCTCGGACTCGCTGGAGCGGCTGCTCGCCGAGCACCGCGACGAGCTGGCCGCGGACGTCATCGTGATCGCCGACTCGACCAACTGGGACGTCGGCGTGCCCGCGCTGACCACCTCGCTGCGCGGCATCGTCAACTGTTTCGTGGAGGTGCGCACCCTCGACCACGCCGTGCACAGCGGCATGTTCGGCGGTGCCGTGCCGGACGCCCTCACCGCGCTGGTCCGGTTGCTGGCCACGCTGCACGACGACGCCGGTGACGTGGCGGTCGAGGGGCTGGTCGGTCGGGAGGGCGCGACCGTCGACTACCCCGAGGACCGGTTCCGCGCCGAGGCGGGGCTGGTCGACGGGGGCGAACTCTTCGGCACCGGCCGGATCACCGACCGGCTCTGGACCAAGCCGGCCCTGGCGGTGCTCGGCATCGACGCCCCGGCCACCGCCGAGGCGCCGAACGCGCTGGTCCCGTCGGCGAAGGCGAAGCTGAGCGTACGGCTGGCGCCGGGCGACGACCCGAAGAAGGCGTACGCCGCGCTGACCACCCACCTGGAGAAGCACGCGCCCTGGGGCGCGCAGGTGACGGTGACCTTCGAGCACGACGGTTCCCCCTGTGTCATCGATGCCACCGGGCCGATGTTCGGGGCGGCGCGTGCGGCCTTCCGGGCCGCCTGGGACGGCACCGACCCGGTCGACATCGGCGTGGGCGGCTCGATCCCGTTCATCGCCACCTTCCAGCAGATGTTCCCGAAGGCGGCGATCCTCGTGACCGGCGTGGAGGACCCGCACGCCCGGGCGCACGGGCCGAACGAGAGCCTGCACCTGGGCGAGTTCGCCCGGGTCTGCCTGGCCGAGGCGCTGCTGCTGGCCAAGGTCGCCGAGACGGGCGCGGGCCGGTAGGCCGCGCCCCGTAACTCCGGCGCCAATCTCGGAGTTTGGGGTGTGTCGGGCGCAGGGGTGTTATAGCCTCTCGAACATGCGTACGAACGAGGAGATGGCGCGGCTCCAGGCCGCCGTCAGCGCTCTGGGAGACCTCGACGTCTCCGCGTGGCCCGAGGCCGCGCTCAAGGATCAGCTCGGGCAGCTCTCCGCCGCGCTGGTGGCGCTCGACGCGCTGCTCACCCGAGTTGCCGACGACGTTCGCGCCCGCGGCCTGCGGATCGAGGAACCGGTCTCGGCCTGACCGTCGGGTCCGCCGGGCGTCGACCGAGCCGTGGTCGCGGCGGCGTCGACGTGGCCGTGGTCGCGGGGGTGGCGGTCCAGCCGCGCCGGGCCGGGCGGCGCACGGGATCCGTCGCCCGGTCGGGATGCGCCGCCGCGTCGGGGGTGGCTGGCAGGATGGAATCCATGCGGTTCCTCGACCTGGCGGCCACCTCCGCCGCGGTGGGCGCCACCAGCGGCCGGCGGGCCAAGGTGGAGCTGCTCGCCACCGCGCTGCGGTCGCTCGACCCGGCCGAGGTCGCGGCGGGTGCCGGCTACCTCGCCGGCGAGCTGCGCCAACGGCAGACCGGCGTGGGCTGGGCCAGCCTGCGCGAGCTGCCGCCGCCGGCCGCCGAGCCGACGCTGACCGTGGCCGGGGTCGACGTGGCCGTCGGCGAGATCGCCGCGGTACGCGGTGCCGGCTCGCAGGCCCGCCGCCGCGAGCTGCTGCACCGGCTCTTCGCCGCGGCCACCGCCGACGAGCAACGGATGCTGGTCGGCCTGTTCCGCGGTGAGCTGCGTCAGGGTGCCCAGGCCGGCCTGCTCGCCGACGCCGTGGCCCGGGCCGCCGAGGTGCCGGTGGCGGCGGTCCGGCGGGCCCTGTTGCTCGCCGGCGACCTGCGGGCGGTGGCGGTGGCGGCGCTCTCCGGCGGTGCGGCGGCGCTGGCCGGGTTCGGCCTCCAGGTGGGCCGCCCGCTGGCACCGATGCTGGCGCAGAGCGCTTCCTCGGTCGACGAGGCGCTCACCGCCATCGGCGTCCCGGCGGTGGTCGACGTGAAGCTCGACGGCATCCGGATCCAGGTGCACCGGTCCGGCCAGGACATCGCGGTCTTCACCCGCAGCCTTGACGACATCACCAGCCGGCTGCCCGAGGTGGTGGCCGCCGTCCGCGCCGTGCCGGCCCGGGAGCTGGTGCTCGACGGCGAGGCGATCGGGCTGGACGCCACCGGCCGGCCGCTGCCCTTCCAGGAGACCTCCAGCCGGGCGGCCCGGCGCACCACGCCCAGCACCACCGGGCGTACGCCGGTGGCGCCCGCGGTGCTCGCCGCCGCCGAGCGCACCGGCGAGACCGTGCTGACGCCGTACTTCTTCGACCTGCTGCACCTCGACGGCGCGGATCTGATCGACCTGCCCGGCCGGGAGCGGTGGGCCGCGCTGGCCGGCACGATCGACCCGACGCTGCTGGTCGGCCGAATGGAGGTGGACGGCCCGGAGCAGGCCGGGGCGGCCTTCGCGGCGGCGATCGAAGCCGGCCAGGAGGGGGTGGTGGTGAAGGATCCGGCCGCCACCTACGATGCCGGCCGGCGCGGCTCGGCCTGGGTCAAGGTCAAGCCCCGGCACACCCTCGACCTGGTCGTGCTGGCCGTCGAGTGGGGTAGCGGCCGGCGGCAGGGTTGGCTCTCCAACCTGCACCTCGGCGCCCGCGATCCGCGTACCGGCGAGTTCGTCATGCTGGGCAAGACGTTCAAGGGGCTCAGCGACGAGCTGCTGCGCTGGCAGACCGAGCGGTTCCTCGACCTGGCCGTGGAGAAGGGCGACTGGGTGGTGCGGGTCCGCCCCGAGCAGGTGGTCGAGATCGCCTTCGACGGGGTGCAGGCCAGTAGCCGCTACCCGGGCGGGATGGCACTGCGCTTCGCCCGGGTGGTGCGTTACCGGGACGACAAGACCGCCGCCGAGGCGGACACTATCGACGCCGTACGCGCCATCCACGCCGGCCGGCCCAGCGGGTGAGCCGGCGCCGGAGGCGGTACGCGGGCCGCCTCCGGCGCCGCGACGGTCAGCCGAACGACAGCGAGCGGGCGTAGTTGACCTGGTTGTTGATGTGCTGCACCTGGCCCTGGTCGACCACCGGGATCCGGGCCACGTACTGGCGGCCGCCGCTGGTCACCGTCACCTGCACGGTGCCGTGGTGCTTCGTCTCCTTGATCAGCAGGAAGAGCAGGCTGAACACGGTCAGGCAGAAGAATCCGACGATGGCGCAGACCAGCGCCCAGGTCGCGATCTTCTCTTCCTTCTGCCAGTGGTCGACCACGTGCCACGAGGCGCCGGCGAGCGGCAGTACGCCGGCCGGCGTGCGGATCACCGGGGGCGCCACCATGATCTCGC comes from Micromonospora viridifaciens and encodes:
- a CDS encoding cobalamin biosynthesis protein; the protein is MANAAGLAAGYALDSVFGDPRRWHPVAGFGRAAGALEQRIYRPDRSAGAAFTALAVGAPVLLGVAATLATRRRPLARAALVAAGTWTVLGGRTLRHESTVMARALSDGDLPAARGRLNHLCGRDPSTLDEPELARATVESVAENTSDAVVAPLIWGAVAGLPGLLGYRAANTLDAMVGHRSPRHARFGTPSARLDDVLNLVPARLTGLLTIAVAPVAHGDRAAAWRIWRRDRNDHPSPNAGQCEAAMAGALGVRLGGRNVYFGRSETRPFLGDGPRPEARHLKRAARISGAVGLAALGLAVAYPLTAGRLVGAAARAALRAVGNGPARRGRAR
- a CDS encoding cobyric acid synthase; translated protein: MSGGLLVAGTTSDAGKSVVTAGICRWLRRRGVRVAPFKAQNMSNNSAVVVGPDGRGGEIGRAQAMQAAACGVAPELRFNPVLLKPGSDHASQVVLLGEAVDTVTAGNYRQLRPRLAETAYRALGELRAAYDVVICEGAGSPAEINLRAGDYVNMGLARHAGLPAVVVGDIDRGGVFAAMFGTVALLDPADQALVAGFVINKFRGDPGLLRPGLDMLHQVTGRPTYGVLPWELDLWLDAEDSLAYGRVLGRPAAPRGSDWLDVAVVRLPRISNATDVEALATEPGVRVRLTIEPAELAAADLVVLPGSKSTVADLAWLRETGLAEAVTAHAAAGRPLLGICGGFQMLARAIHDPVESGQGSVPGLGLLPIEITFDPRKTVRRVTGAAAGDVPVQGYEIHHGYVSAADPGLPTLLRYADGTGEGARLGAVHGTHWHGAFESDEFRRRFLTEVARLAGRTGFKVAPDTAFAVVRERTLDLLGDLVEEHLDTEALWRLIESGPPPALPFIPPGAPQ
- a CDS encoding rhodanese-like domain-containing protein, with product MSPGVDALLEQARAGLRRLTPHETVEAVRCGALLVDTRPEAQRRQQGELPGAIVIERNVLEWRLDPASAWRIPEAIGYDRQIVLVCAEGYSSSLAAAGLQALGLRRATDMIGGVQGWRESGLPMSDRPADVRY
- a CDS encoding uridine kinase family protein yields the protein MTVAVVEAYADLARRVLARPARLGPTRLVAVDGPSGAGKSVFAARLADAFAALPGCDRPPVIRTDDLLNGWDDQFTFWPRLENWVLGPVRAGRPGAYRRYSWVRRCFLQGEVPVPVGPVLIVEGVSAARAAIRPELTLAIFVTAPPELRVSRALARDGVEILPELRRWHAGERAHFAADATEAVADLVVDGAAVLPHDPDHYYVRRR
- a CDS encoding dipeptidase; translation: MTTPILSESEVRAAVERELPGVRADLERLVRIPGIAFDGFDHSHVERSAEAVAELLRGCGLDTKIVRSGGQPAVIGKKPAPPGAPTVMMYAHHDVQPVGDLSLWESDPFEPVERDGRLYARGAADDKAGIMAHIAALRAFGDQLPVGVVLFIEGEEEYGSDSLERLLAEHRDELAADVIVIADSTNWDVGVPALTTSLRGIVNCFVEVRTLDHAVHSGMFGGAVPDALTALVRLLATLHDDAGDVAVEGLVGREGATVDYPEDRFRAEAGLVDGGELFGTGRITDRLWTKPALAVLGIDAPATAEAPNALVPSAKAKLSVRLAPGDDPKKAYAALTTHLEKHAPWGAQVTVTFEHDGSPCVIDATGPMFGAARAAFRAAWDGTDPVDIGVGGSIPFIATFQQMFPKAAILVTGVEDPHARAHGPNESLHLGEFARVCLAEALLLAKVAETGAGR
- a CDS encoding ATP-dependent DNA ligase codes for the protein MRFLDLAATSAAVGATSGRRAKVELLATALRSLDPAEVAAGAGYLAGELRQRQTGVGWASLRELPPPAAEPTLTVAGVDVAVGEIAAVRGAGSQARRRELLHRLFAAATADEQRMLVGLFRGELRQGAQAGLLADAVARAAEVPVAAVRRALLLAGDLRAVAVAALSGGAAALAGFGLQVGRPLAPMLAQSASSVDEALTAIGVPAVVDVKLDGIRIQVHRSGQDIAVFTRSLDDITSRLPEVVAAVRAVPARELVLDGEAIGLDATGRPLPFQETSSRAARRTTPSTTGRTPVAPAVLAAAERTGETVLTPYFFDLLHLDGADLIDLPGRERWAALAGTIDPTLLVGRMEVDGPEQAGAAFAAAIEAGQEGVVVKDPAATYDAGRRGSAWVKVKPRHTLDLVVLAVEWGSGRRQGWLSNLHLGARDPRTGEFVMLGKTFKGLSDELLRWQTERFLDLAVEKGDWVVRVRPEQVVEIAFDGVQASSRYPGGMALRFARVVRYRDDKTAAEADTIDAVRAIHAGRPSG